Proteins encoded in a region of the Deltaproteobacteria bacterium genome:
- the gcvPA gene encoding aminomethyl-transferring glycine dehydrogenase subunit GcvPA, with product MRYIPNAENDWGEMLQAIGFKRLEDLINILPEPLRLKEGLDLPSPLAEMELVQHLLSLSEGKKMISFLGAGAYDHFIPAVVDHVLRKSEFYTAYTPYQPEVSQGTLQAIFEFQTLICQLTGMEVANASVYDGASAVAEGVLMAQRLKGRKKCFLARSVHPESRIVTRTYTHPWALELKEIPYTAEGSTDLNALRNQIDGETSAVVLQQPNFFGCLEDLEEAAAIAHAQGALLIVAVVEPLSLALLQPPGLLGADIVVGEGQSFGNALSFGGPYVGFFASKESFLRAMPGRLVGETVDREGRRGFVLAVATREQHIRREKATSNICTNQALCALAVLVYLATLGKEGLKELARINFSKCEYAKKRLGELGRLRFSGPTFNEFVVTLDQDPQFILPKLLQQGIIGGFPLKKFYPEMEREVLVCITEKNSRENIDRWVEVLGNVLKEAK from the coding sequence ATGCGCTACATACCCAATGCCGAGAATGATTGGGGAGAGATGCTTCAGGCCATCGGGTTTAAGCGCCTGGAAGATTTAATCAACATCCTTCCTGAACCTCTGCGCCTAAAAGAAGGCTTGGATCTCCCCTCCCCGCTTGCGGAGATGGAACTGGTTCAACATCTTCTTTCCTTAAGTGAAGGGAAAAAGATGATCTCTTTCCTGGGAGCAGGGGCCTATGATCATTTCATTCCTGCGGTGGTGGACCATGTGCTCCGGAAGTCGGAATTTTACACGGCCTATACCCCCTATCAGCCGGAGGTCAGCCAGGGTACCCTTCAGGCCATTTTCGAGTTCCAAACCCTCATCTGCCAGCTCACCGGTATGGAAGTAGCCAATGCTTCCGTATACGACGGGGCTTCAGCAGTCGCCGAGGGCGTATTGATGGCCCAGCGCCTAAAGGGGAGAAAAAAGTGCTTCTTGGCCCGGTCTGTCCATCCGGAATCACGGATCGTTACCCGCACTTATACCCATCCTTGGGCCTTGGAACTCAAAGAGATTCCTTATACCGCCGAAGGCTCCACCGACCTGAACGCTTTGCGGAACCAGATAGACGGAGAAACCAGCGCGGTAGTGCTCCAGCAGCCCAATTTTTTTGGCTGCCTGGAAGATTTGGAAGAAGCCGCGGCCATCGCCCATGCCCAAGGAGCTCTTTTGATTGTAGCTGTGGTGGAACCCTTGTCCCTGGCTCTCCTCCAGCCTCCCGGCCTCCTGGGGGCAGACATTGTCGTAGGGGAAGGACAGAGCTTCGGGAATGCTTTGAGTTTTGGGGGACCTTACGTCGGCTTCTTTGCCAGCAAAGAGAGCTTTCTGCGGGCCATGCCCGGCAGGCTCGTGGGTGAAACCGTGGATCGTGAAGGCCGCCGGGGATTTGTTCTGGCCGTAGCCACGAGGGAACAACATATCCGCAGGGAAAAAGCGACTTCCAATATTTGTACCAACCAGGCCTTGTGTGCTCTGGCCGTTCTGGTCTACCTGGCTACGCTGGGCAAGGAAGGACTGAAAGAACTGGCCCGGATCAACTTCAGCAAGTGTGAGTATGCCAAAAAAAGGTTGGGAGAATTGGGCCGCTTGCGTTTTTCCGGGCCGACTTTCAATGAGTTTGTAGTCACCCTGGACCAGGATCCTCAATTCATTCTGCCCAAGCTCCTCCAGCAGGGAATCATCGGGGGCTTTCCCCTGAAGAAGTTTTATCCCGAGATGGAAAGAGAAGTTCTGGTCTGCATTACCGAAAAAAATTCCAGGGAAAACATAGACCGTTGGGTCGAAGTACTGGGGAACGTCTTGAAGGAGGCAAAATGA
- a CDS encoding glucose 1-dehydrogenase, with amino-acid sequence MEVKFDLSGKVAIVTGGGRGIGRAIALGLAGAGASVVVSSRTAKEIEAVVEEIRQLGGKGLAVVTDLTVNEQLENLVNATLKEFGRIDILVNNAARSFLRSLLDLREDGWDKVFNTNVKAVWLLSRAVARRMMEQKSGRIINITTIGAEKAELGMAAYGCSKAALKMLTRCMAREWAQYGINVNAVGPGLTRTDFSKPIWSNPEVAKHVALAIPKGRLAEPEEIVGSVLFLASDVSNFITGHSIYVDGGALTT; translated from the coding sequence ATGGAGGTAAAGTTTGATTTAAGCGGAAAAGTGGCCATCGTTACCGGTGGAGGAAGGGGAATCGGCCGAGCCATTGCCTTGGGACTGGCCGGAGCTGGTGCTTCGGTGGTCGTGTCCAGCCGGACGGCCAAAGAAATCGAGGCCGTGGTTGAAGAGATTCGTCAGTTGGGCGGAAAGGGTCTGGCTGTGGTTACGGATTTGACCGTCAATGAACAATTGGAGAATCTGGTGAATGCCACCCTAAAGGAATTCGGCCGAATCGACATCCTGGTGAATAATGCCGCCCGTAGTTTTTTGCGCAGCCTGCTCGATTTACGGGAGGATGGATGGGATAAAGTATTTAACACCAATGTCAAAGCCGTCTGGCTCCTGAGCCGTGCCGTTGCCCGCAGGATGATGGAGCAGAAGTCTGGCCGGATCATCAACATCACCACCATAGGCGCGGAGAAGGCGGAATTGGGCATGGCCGCTTACGGGTGCAGCAAAGCTGCCCTGAAGATGCTGACTCGCTGCATGGCGCGGGAATGGGCCCAATACGGGATAAACGTCAACGCCGTAGGACCCGGCCTAACCCGTACCGACTTCAGTAAACCGATCTGGTCCAACCCTGAGGTGGCCAAACACGTGGCGCTGGCGATTCCCAAGGGTCGTTTAGCCGAGCCTGAAGAAATTGTCGGGTCCGTTCTTTTCCTGGCCTCGGATGTTTCTAACTTTATTACCGGCCATTCCATTTACGTGGATGGGGGAGCCTTAACCACTTGA
- the gcvH gene encoding glycine cleavage system protein GcvH translates to MNFPKDLNYSKEHEWTKAKDGYALVGITDYAQDKLGSIVFVELPVAGKNFKKRDVLVTVDSVKAVAEVYAPVSGQVEEINESLRDNPELINRDAYGQGWMVKLKMDDPSELSSLLSSEAYQAFVAQEEAKG, encoded by the coding sequence ATGAATTTTCCAAAGGATCTGAATTATTCAAAGGAACATGAATGGACGAAGGCAAAAGATGGGTATGCCCTCGTCGGCATCACGGATTATGCTCAGGATAAACTGGGGTCCATTGTCTTCGTTGAATTGCCGGTTGCCGGGAAAAACTTTAAGAAAAGGGATGTCCTGGTGACCGTGGACTCCGTGAAGGCCGTTGCCGAGGTCTATGCACCTGTGAGCGGCCAGGTGGAAGAGATCAACGAATCGTTACGGGACAATCCCGAATTGATCAATCGAGATGCTTATGGGCAAGGCTGGATGGTGAAATTGAAAATGGATGATCCCAGCGAACTAAGCAGCCTTCTCTCCTCAGAAGCTTACCAGGCTTTTGTCGCGCAAGAAGAGGCTAAGGGGTAA